From the Telopea speciosissima isolate NSW1024214 ecotype Mountain lineage chromosome 9, Tspe_v1, whole genome shotgun sequence genome, the window CCCCTTACCCATTATGGTTGTGTGAATTTATTTCCTGGCATTATTCTTGATCATGTCTTACATGTCCTTGCCTTTCGTTTTAACCTACTCTCTATCTCTAAACTCACAACTACTTCCAATTGTTCTGTAATTTTTCTGCTGATTCTTGTGTTATCCAGGACCAACAATCAAAGAGGATTATTGCGACGGGTAAGCGCCAAGGAGGGCTCTACTTTCTCCAGTCACCACCATCTTCCCCTTTTGTTTCGGCTGCTTCACCTGGTGCTCACTTTGATCTCTGGCATTGGCGTCTGGGCCATCTTGGCACCGCCACTGCAGCTCACTTGAACCGATCACATTCTGATAGTACTTTTTCTAATAAGTGCACTTGCACCATTTGCCCTTTGGCTAAACAAGTTAGGTTGCCTTTTTCTTGAAGTACAGTTACaacttcttcttgttttgatttAATTCATTTGGACATGTGGGGACCTTATCGCACTACTTCTTTATCTGGTGCTcatttttttcttacttttattgatgattattctcgcagtacttgggtttatttgatgTCTTCTAAATCTGATGTGAATGCTctcattttgcatttttttgctATGGTTGAAACCTAATTTCATTCACATATTAAGTGTCTCAGGTCTGACAATGGCAAGGAATTTTTTAATCAACCTACCATTTCTTTTTTGGCCACCAAGGGTGTTATTCATCAATCCAGTTGTGTAaccacccctcaacaaaatggggtcatGGAACGCAAACATCGCCATTTACTTGACATTGCTCGGGCATTACGGTTTCAATCCCATTTGCCCATCCATTTTTTGGGGGAATGCATTCTCATTGCGGCTTATTTGATCAACCGCCTCCCTACCCGTGTGCTTCAAAACAAAACTCCGTTTGAAATATTGCATAGGAAACCCCCCATCCTTTCCCACCTCTGCGTTTTTGggtgtttgtgttttgggaaAAATAATTCCGTTCAACATAAGTTTGATAAGCAAGCGTCGCCAGGTGTTTTTATGGGTTACCCACACGGCCAGAAAGGCTATCGTATTTATGGCTTAGTCTCCAGGAAGTTATATGTTTCACGTGATGTATCCTTCCACGagtattttcctttttccatttCACAACACCCCATTCCGGGTTCCCCGGTTCTACCCCTCCCCATAACCCAACTCGATTCCGAGCCTGCTCCATTTCAATCCCCTGAACTCGCTCCATGGCCGGTTCCCAATACCTCCATTGAACCCGTTAACCCACCTACCCCTATTCCTACTGAAACTCCTTTACCCGTTTCCCCACCGCCGCCTCCCGTTGAGGTCCCTCTTTGACGCTCCTTACGTACTCACCAGCCTCCACGCCGATTGGAAGACTATGAGTGTTCGCTTACCTTGTCTCAAAAATCCTCGTCGAACGTTGATTCAGGTACATTTTACCCTCTTTCtacattttcaaattattccaGATTTACCCCTCCCCATTTGGCTTTTCTTATCTCCATAACCAGTGATACACCATCTACCTTTACTGAGGCTATGCGGCACCAAGCTAGGCGTGATGCAATGAAATCAGAAATTGAGGCACTGACTCGGAATCAGACTTGGTCTATTGTCCCTTTACCTAATGGCAAGAAGGCTATTGGCTCCAAATGGGTTTataaaattaagagaaattCCGATGAATCAGTTGAGCGCTACAAAGCGCGCTTGGTAGCCAAGGCTACACACAGGTCGAAGGCATCGACTTTCATGACACCTTCGCACCGGTGGCCAAGTTAGTCACTGTGCGTGTTCTTTTAGCAATTGCCACTGTTCGTGGTTGGTCCCTTCAACAAATGGACGTTCATAATGCCTTTCTTCAGGGTGACCTTGATGAAGAAGTTTATATGCTGCCCCCTCCGGGTTATCGGCAAAAGGGGGAGACCTTGGTTTGCCGCCTACATAAATCACTTTATGGGCTCAAGCAGGCCTCTCGTCAATGGTACTCTAAATTCTCCGCTGCCCTCTGCGATTTCGGATTTTGTCACTCTGAGTCCGgccattctttattttatctcaaTCGTGGTGCGGCTTCGGTGTTCATCATCCTCTATGTTGATGATTTGGTTATTACAAGGTCAGAAATCAGCCTGATTGAGGAAGTCAAGGCTATGTTACATGCCCGTTTTCACATTAAAGATCTTGGCACCCTCAAgtactttcttggcattgaggttgccCGTTCAGCCAATGGCCTCACCCTCAATCAACGCAAATATGCACTTGACATTTTGAAAGATTGTGGTCTTCTTGGTACCCGCCCTATGGACACTCCCATGGAGCAGAATTTAAAGCTTGACAATGAGTTGGGTACTCTTCTTTCCGATCCATCCTCTTATCGGCgattggtgggtcgtttgatcTATTTAACAGTTACCCGCCCCGATATCACCCATGCCGTGGACATCctgagtcaattcatgcatcaaCCCCGGCAGACCCATCTTGATGCCGCCCATCGGCTTCTTCGTTACCTGAAGGCTACTATTGGGCAAGGTCTTCACTTCTCTTGTAATTCTACACTTGAGTTATGCGCATATTGTGACTCTGACTGGGCCAGCTGCCCCATGACTCGGTGCTCCACCACTGGctattgcatttttttgggcGACAGTTTAATCTCATGGAAGACCAAGAAGCAACACACCATCTCTCGATCTTTGGCCGAGGCAAAATATCGAGCCATGGCAGTGGCTACTTGAGAGCTTACTTGGCTGAGTTCTCTTCTCCGCGATATGGGTATCCCACCCACGATGCATGTGCCtttatattgtgacaaccaAGCAGCTCTATACATTGCGGCCAACCCCGTCTTCCATGAGCATACAAAACACATAGAAATTGACTGCCACCTTGTTCGTGAGAAATTCCAACAGGGTCTCATCAAGCCCATGAAGATTACCACCAGCATACAATTGGCAGATTTATTTACCAAACCGCTTGGCCGCGATCAGTTTCGTCTTCTATTATCCAAGTTAGGCGTTCGGAATCtccacgctccaacttgagggggagtcttagcATGACACCTCATGGGGTCATGGAAATCTTATCTCCAACTGTGCATTACCATATATATCTCCTTGTATTTGTCCTTTCTATTCTTGTAtttatttgtttccttgtaTATAGGAATAGTTATAGGATTAGATTGATTTTACCTCTTGTATATATTACACTCCATAGATCAATAGAAATACACAACCGAGATTGCTATTACAACTCAAATTAATTGTCTTCTTATCATTTACTTGTCAAATTTAGTTTAATTGAAGCTAGCCACATGGCAAAACAAACATGAAAATTTTTCAAGATTATAAAAACAGTTTATGAGATTATGGGGTTGCAGAGATATACATGAGAAGAATTGATTGAACTTAAGAATCAAATTTTTATACGTGGCTAATTTTGACCATTCCCTAGATATCCAATGGTCAATAATGTTACTTATTATTGTGACAGAACGAGAGCTATGTTACAATGCATGTCACCATACATATGGTGACAATAAGATGTTCCCAAAATGTAAATCTATTTGTAGATACAAGAAACATGTTTGATCTTTCTTACATGAAAAGACATTTCTTAGAAGATCCATGAGTGTCTCATggaaatgttaaaaaaaaactcaaaagactTGAATCACTCAAAGCTTTCCAAGTGGACGTTAATGTCAAATAAAGAagtcaatttaaaaaatatattttgagccaatttaaaaaataaatagtgAGTAGACTAAGTAAAATAAACTTTGAgccaatttaaaaaataaatagtgTAGAAGTATAAGAAGTAGAGCAATATACTGCGAAATTCGaagaactaaaataaaataaaatatggtgGAAAAACTTGACCTTAATAGTACCActcccccaacccccaaccccccccccccaaaaataaataaataaactgcCACATTTATGGATTAATGCAATTTGAGCTAACATATGAATCCATATGATCTTTTTTTTACATTTATTTTTGTATAAGCCatagtttt encodes:
- the LOC122639081 gene encoding uncharacterized mitochondrial protein AtMg00810-like, with the translated sequence MDVHNAFLQGDLDEEVYMLPPPGYRQKGETLVCRLHKSLYGLKQASRQWYSKFSAALCDFGFCHSESGHSLFYLNRGAASVFIILYVDDLVITRSEISLIEEVKAMLHARFHIKDLGTLKYFLGIEVARSANGLTLNQRKYALDILKDCGLLGTRPMDTPMEQNLKLDNELGTLLSDPSSYRRLVGRLIYLTVTRPDITHAVDILSQFMHQPRQTHLDAAHRLLRYLKATIGQGLHFSCNSTLELCAYCDSDWASCPMTRCSTTGYCIFLGDSLISWKTKKQHTISRSLAEAKYRAMAVAT